AGGGCATCGCTGGCTGAGGAAGCCGCGGCGGCGCTCGCCGCGACCGACAAGGACGTCGCGATCGGCGGTGCGGGTCTGGCCGCTTCAGCGATCGAGCTCGGCCTCGTCGACGAGCTGCACATGTTCCGCAACCCGGTCGTCGTCGGTGGCGGCACGCCCTTCCTGCCGCCGGTGACCGAGGTCATCCCGCTGGCCCTGGTCGAGACCAGGACGTTCGGCTCGCGCGTCATCTACGAGCGGTACCGGCGCGTGCGCGACGACTCCGGCTGATACCGCCGTCAGTCGTCCATCGCCTCGATGCCAAGCTCGGCCAGCTCGGCCATGCGCTCGCGCAGGTGTCGGACCACCTCCGGCGGAGGAGGCTCCCAGCCGGTGACCTCCTCGACGACCCGCAGGGGCTCGGTCGTCCGGTAGGACCGGGTCGGGTTTCCCGGGAAGCGCTTGTCGGTGACGTTGGGGTCGTCCTCGATCGCGCCGAGGGGCTCGACCCGGAACACCCGACCCGGTCCCTCGCCGCGCGCGAGCTCGGCAGCCAGTGGCGCGCCCTCGCGTGAGGCCGTCAGGTAGAGGTGCTTGGCCTGACGTCCCGAACCGTAGTTCGAGCGCCAGCCCGGTGTGAGCAGGTCACCCGGACGCAGGTCGGCCCTGGTCCCGTGGAAGAACGGCCCGGGGTCGTCGACCACGCGCGGCGTCGGGGGTGGGTCCCGAAGCAGGCTGTCGAGCCGTTCCATGAGGGCCGCGACCCGGCTGCGCCCCTTCGGCGCCCGCGGGTAGCGGCTCAGCACGTCGAGGACGACCGGCACGGCCCGCTTGGCGGCGGCGGTGACCACGTACTCCGCGACCACCGGGTCATCGCCGCTTGCGAGCTCGGCAGCCCGGGCCGCATGGGCCGACGACCCCAGGATGTGGCGCACCTGCGTCGCCTTCGCCAGCGGGTGGAGGTATGCCGCCGCGGCGGCGTCCCCTGCGGCCATCGCTGCGTGCCGGGCGGCTTCGCTCGTGGCGTCCCTCGCTGCGCGGTGGGCGTCGGCCGCGGCAGTCCGTTGGAGGCGCGAACGGGGCGCCCCCTCGGCGAAGACGCGCGCGGCGTGGAGAGCCGCCGCCGGGCGAGGGTCATCGGGGCGGACCTTCCGGAAGAGGACGAGCGCAGGTTCGGCGCACGCCGCGGCATACCCGGCAATCGCCCGCAGCTCGTCCACCGTCAGCTCGAAGTCACCCCGGCGTGTCTGCATCTCCTGGAGTTTCGCACAGCACTGCTGCGTGGTTTGGGCGAAATCTGCCGTGTGCGCCTGTCCACGCCTTTACAGTTGTGCCCGCGCGGCCAGGGGGGCTGCGGCCGGCCGGCCCGTTGCCGCAGGACCCACCGGAGACACCTTGACGGCACGGCAGCGCAACACTCTGGGCTTCCTCGTTGCTGCAGTGATGACCATGGCCGCCATGCTCACGGGGGCAGCCGCTTCCTCGGCTGCCACCGTGGCTCCGGAGGCCCCGTGGGGCCTGCGCACGGTGGTCGGCGTCGACGGAGTGATGCTCAGCTGGACGCGCGGGTCCACGCAGACGGGCGGCACACCGACCTCGTATGTCGTTCATCGGCGGGCGAGTGGACATGACGCCGACTGGGTCGTCAGCACCTCCACGACCTCCAGCTCGTGGAGCTACGGCGACCGCGGCGCCCCTGTCGACGTCGACGTCGCCTACACCGTCACCGCCCGCAACTCCGCGGGGGACAGCGCCGAGTCGTCGCCCGTCACGGCGCGGGTGCCGGCCTGGGCCGGGCCCTACGACCCGGACCGCGTCTCGCTCACGCTGGTCTGGGACGAGGCTGCCGGGGGTGACGAGACCGAGCGCTCCACGGTGGTCGCGGACTCCACGAGCACGCCCGCCCTGACCCAGGGATGGGACAACGGCGTCTCCTTCTCCGCCGGCTCCTGGCGACAGGCGCTTGTGCTGCCTCGACACGTGCAGGACGGCACGTACGCCGTCGGTGACGGAGAGGGCCAGCTGCAGCTGCGGGCGATGGCAGGAGACTTCTGCGGCAGCGCGGCCGGAGGGGCGGCACCCGGCGGGACCGCGACGGTCTCCAGGGCCGCGGCGTCCATGGACGGCTTCTACGCGTCGATCAGCGTGGACGCGACCCTCGACTGCGAGAACGGGCACCGCCTGCGCGCCGAGCTGCGCTGGCACACCCCCGATCCGACTCGGGTCCTGACCGCACCGCGGCTGTCGCTGATGACCGCGGCTCCGGAGCAGTCGACCACCACGGACGTCGACGTGACGAACTCCGGCAGCGATCCTGTGGTGCTGGGAGCCGCCCGGCTCGTGGACGCCCCACTGTCCACGTCCGCGCCACTGGCCGTGGTGGGCTCGACCTGTGAGGGCCTGACGCTGGAGCCGGGAGCGGTGTGCACCGTGACCGTCGGCTATGCGGCGGGCCCGGCCGCATCTCCCGAGGGCAAGGGCGTCCTCAGCCTCTTGACCGATGTCGGCGAGTGGGAGCTGGGCGCGGTGGTCGGACAGCAGCCACCGGCCCACTCCGGGCCGCAGGCCCTGGCGGGGTCCAGCTCGCCCGGGCGGGTGAACCTGTCCTGGACGGCGCCCCGGACGCTGGACTCCCGCCTCATCGCCGGCTGGCGCGTCGAGGACGTGGTCGGCGGCACTCCGGTCGTCCTGCAGACCCGGACCGAGAGCCACCTCACGGCCACCTCGCTGACCGCGCCGAGCACCGGCGCGCACGCGCTGAGACTGGTCCTGCTGACGACCGATGGGCGCGAGGTCGCCTCCGAGCCGATCCCCCTCACCATCGCCTCGCGGTGGCTGCTGCTCACCACCCCCACCGGGGTGCGTGCCTACGACGCAGACGGTGGCGTCACCAACGGTGGCACCCTGGGCACCCGTGCGGCCTCCACCGATGGGATCGCCACGTCGCCGACCCGCACGTCGATCGCGGTCAGCGAGGGGCCCTACAGCGGGTACGTGAAGCTCCTCGGTCCCACCGGAAACGTGCTGCGCAGCCTGACGTACGACCCGACCTTCGCCGATGGGGAACCCGACGTCAGCCCGGACGGGTCGAAGGTGGTGTTGCTGCGCCGCGGCTAC
This genomic interval from Knoellia sp. p5-6-4 contains the following:
- the arr gene encoding NAD(+)--rifampin ADP-ribosyltransferase gives rise to the protein MQTRRGDFELTVDELRAIAGYAAACAEPALVLFRKVRPDDPRPAAALHAARVFAEGAPRSRLQRTAAADAHRAARDATSEAARHAAMAAGDAAAAAYLHPLAKATQVRHILGSSAHAARAAELASGDDPVVAEYVVTAAAKRAVPVVLDVLSRYPRAPKGRSRVAALMERLDSLLRDPPPTPRVVDDPGPFFHGTRADLRPGDLLTPGWRSNYGSGRQAKHLYLTASREGAPLAAELARGEGPGRVFRVEPLGAIEDDPNVTDKRFPGNPTRSYRTTEPLRVVEEVTGWEPPPPEVVRHLRERMAELAELGIEAMDD